In a single window of the Blastopirellula retiformator genome:
- the ribD gene encoding bifunctional diaminohydroxyphosphoribosylaminopyrimidine deaminase/5-amino-6-(5-phosphoribosylamino)uracil reductase RibD, which translates to MQFSAEDERYMREALQLAAQGQGAAEPNPMVGCVLVQAGQVIGRGYHAKYGGPHAERAALADSSGQPTRGATAYVTLEPCCHHGKTPPCTDALIAAEVARVVIAQQDPFGLVDGGGIDLLKQAGITVEVGLLEAEAKRLNAPYRKLLATGRPWVIAKWAMTLDGKLATHTGHSRWISNELARERVHRLRGRMDAIVVGSRTAQLDDPQLTVRPPGMRTPLRVVVDGEATLSPTSQLVQTAHQTPVLVAVKKGADAQRCRVLSDAGCEVFVCGGEGHAARLDALLAELGKRRLTNILVEGGAGLLGEFLKLGQIDEVYAFVAPKLIGGSGAPSPIGGTGWADMSEALQLTDVTIEPLGDNVLMHGLAGGNFTKQ; encoded by the coding sequence ATGCAATTTTCCGCCGAAGACGAGCGATACATGCGCGAGGCCCTGCAGTTGGCCGCGCAAGGCCAAGGCGCCGCCGAACCCAATCCAATGGTCGGCTGCGTGCTTGTGCAAGCTGGCCAGGTGATCGGCCGCGGCTATCACGCCAAGTATGGCGGGCCGCATGCCGAGCGAGCGGCGCTGGCCGATTCTAGTGGCCAGCCGACCCGCGGCGCAACCGCCTATGTGACGCTCGAGCCTTGCTGCCATCATGGGAAGACCCCCCCCTGCACCGACGCTTTGATCGCCGCGGAGGTTGCCCGGGTCGTGATCGCGCAGCAAGATCCGTTTGGCCTGGTCGATGGCGGCGGGATTGATCTATTGAAGCAGGCAGGCATCACTGTCGAAGTCGGCCTGCTGGAAGCAGAGGCGAAACGGCTGAACGCGCCGTATCGCAAGTTGCTCGCAACCGGGCGGCCGTGGGTGATCGCCAAGTGGGCGATGACGCTCGATGGCAAGCTGGCGACGCATACCGGGCATAGCCGCTGGATCTCGAACGAGCTGGCCCGCGAGCGAGTTCATCGCTTGCGAGGACGGATGGACGCGATCGTCGTCGGCAGTCGTACGGCGCAGCTCGACGATCCGCAACTTACCGTACGTCCGCCGGGCATGCGTACTCCGCTGCGTGTAGTGGTCGACGGCGAAGCGACGCTCTCCCCGACTAGCCAACTGGTGCAGACGGCCCACCAGACGCCGGTCTTGGTGGCGGTCAAAAAAGGCGCCGACGCCCAGCGCTGCCGCGTGCTGAGCGACGCCGGGTGCGAGGTTTTCGTCTGCGGTGGCGAGGGGCACGCGGCGCGGCTCGACGCGCTGTTGGCCGAGCTGGGCAAGCGCCGTTTGACCAACATCCTGGTCGAAGGGGGCGCCGGCCTATTGGGCGAATTCCTGAAGCTGGGGCAAATCGACGAAGTCTACGCGTTCGTCGCGCCGAAGCTGATCGGCGGCAGCGGAGCCCCCAGCCCGATTGGCGGAACCGGCTGGGCCGACATGAGCGAGGCGCTCCAGCTGACCGACGTCACCATCGAGCCGCTGGGAGACAACGTGCTGATGCACGGCTTGGCGGGCGGCAACTTCACCAAACAATAA
- a CDS encoding glycosyltransferase, whose protein sequence is MLLELLPPPALCVKVSIGIIVRNEAEAIGPLLESVAQLKFAEPWELIIVDGHSTDGTQEVIAQFQAAHPELTIRLVAETGPGSHGNARNNVIDAAAGELIAFTDADCVVATDWLSALVESLERERAADPAVVAVGGIRTPIESDEWKERTLNALLATKLGSGGSAGFVAQASRFVDSVGNYNAIYVGEALREQRYLPLRFGEDFELNRRLNQAGYKIVLSPRPVVWHRQEGSFAAFAKQLYWYGRGQANVYRQTGHVRWFAPVVSLFWLGVLLGWLAAFAWWPLVVVYLGVIAIYLLAVVASVLQVYRATRDWRSLVSLAIYPLAHFCYGYGFLRGLFAFTKKP, encoded by the coding sequence TTGCTCCTAGAACTTCTTCCTCCGCCGGCCCTCTGTGTGAAAGTCTCGATCGGCATCATCGTGCGAAACGAAGCGGAGGCCATCGGCCCGCTGCTGGAAAGCGTTGCGCAGCTGAAGTTCGCCGAGCCCTGGGAATTGATTATCGTCGATGGTCATTCGACCGACGGCACGCAGGAAGTGATCGCCCAATTTCAAGCAGCGCACCCTGAACTGACGATCCGTCTGGTCGCAGAAACAGGCCCCGGCAGTCATGGCAATGCCCGCAACAATGTGATCGACGCCGCGGCCGGCGAGTTGATCGCCTTTACCGACGCCGATTGCGTCGTGGCGACCGATTGGCTGTCGGCCCTGGTCGAAAGCCTAGAGAGAGAGCGGGCCGCTGATCCGGCGGTGGTCGCCGTCGGTGGCATTCGGACTCCGATTGAGTCGGACGAGTGGAAAGAGCGAACGCTCAACGCGCTGTTGGCGACCAAGCTTGGCTCTGGCGGCAGCGCCGGTTTTGTGGCGCAGGCCAGTCGCTTCGTCGATAGCGTCGGCAATTACAACGCGATCTACGTGGGCGAGGCGCTTCGCGAGCAGCGATATTTGCCGCTCCGGTTTGGCGAAGACTTTGAGTTGAACCGGCGCCTGAACCAAGCTGGTTACAAGATCGTCTTGTCGCCGCGCCCCGTGGTGTGGCACCGGCAAGAGGGAAGCTTCGCGGCGTTCGCCAAGCAGCTCTATTGGTACGGCCGCGGGCAAGCGAACGTCTATCGCCAAACGGGACATGTCCGCTGGTTCGCCCCGGTGGTGAGTCTGTTCTGGCTGGGCGTGTTGTTGGGTTGGCTGGCCGCGTTTGCTTGGTGGCCGCTGGTGGTTGTCTATCTCGGCGTGATCGCCATCTACTTGTTGGCGGTGGTCGCCAGCGTCCTGCAAGTTTACCGCGCCACCCGCGATTGGCGCTCGCTCGTTTCGCTGGCGATTTATCCGCTGGCCCACTTCTGCTATGGATATGGATTCTTGCGCGGCCTATTCGCCTTCACCAAGAAACCGTGA
- a CDS encoding PVC-type heme-binding CxxCH protein, translating to MQTAKAGKPKFKSKVVTTRTAGHAVNIDVDITGAKHLYLVVTDGGDGYSCDWADWIEPKLIGPSGEKPLTDLNWKSAVTQWRSVNKNRNVDCAPLRVQGELFNSGIGTHANSIIAYDLPEGFTKFHAKGALDNGGSNQQGGAATSVVFAVYTENPPSFANIVTGEDAVSREPDSALEGIDVHEDLEATLAASEPMLKSLTNLDVDHLGRVWVCDVMNYRRNAGSRAEGDRILILEDEDGDGVCEKSKVYYQGHDVDTAMGICVLGNKVIVSATPNIIVFTDTDGDDKPDQKELLFTKTGQPQHDHSCHSFLFGPDGKLYWNFGNTGKQVFDKDGKPVVDIHGRTVVDNGNPLFGGMPFRCNLDGSEFEVLAHNFRNNYEVTVDSFGTLWQSDNDDDGNRGVRINYVMEQGNFGYRDEMTGAGWRDPRTGMSEEIPLRHWHLNDPGVVPNFVQTGAGSPTGICVYEGRLLPEVFWDQVIHCDAGPNVVRAYPAQKEGAGYQGEMVNILHGARDNWFRPADVCVAPDGSLFVSDWYDPGVGGHGQRDLDRGRLFRVAPPGAKYTAPKFDFDTIDGALAALENPNMSVRYLAWTSLHNQGAKAEAGLKRMFESNPNPRVRARALWLLGKIEGRGADYVAAALADKDADIRITGLRLAKQLQLPIEPLVAKLVSDPSPQVRREAAIALRWTDSPEAVKLWSQLADQHDGQDRWYLEALGIGADLKWDACLDAYLAQVGDKWNTPGGRDIVWRSRAAKTPGLLAAIIQDPATPYNDLPRYFRAFDFQAKGDAKSRVIADLAFSGAGADPDAQQFILSESISRIGGYDVAKNPQHAAALKTALTKLAGTQIFVDLVDKFNVQDRYADLLAIAQAQPNESTGVAAMKVLLEKNQRAPVMNAINGDDLEKAIATTTAVGNSAAGPAIGIMQKLVDDSSKDIALRRIAVKALAANRGSANKLVALAKSGKLDPALMDAAAAPLTSSTWNEVRDQAAKIFPAPPSKDNKPLPPLAELVKIPGIVANGKQAFAGEATCAKCHVVNNAGKEVGPNLSEIGSKLSREAMFESILYPSAGISHNYENFAILLENGTAITGLLVSETDEAVTIKNQEGLVRSFSQDEIEEMRKLPTSLMPADLQKLMTVQELVDVVSYLETLKKK from the coding sequence GTGCAAACGGCCAAGGCGGGCAAGCCGAAGTTCAAGAGCAAAGTCGTGACCACGCGCACCGCGGGTCACGCGGTCAACATCGACGTCGACATCACCGGCGCCAAGCATCTCTACCTGGTCGTGACCGACGGCGGCGACGGTTACTCTTGCGACTGGGCCGACTGGATCGAACCAAAGTTGATCGGCCCCAGCGGCGAAAAGCCCCTGACCGACTTGAACTGGAAGTCGGCCGTCACCCAGTGGCGTTCGGTCAATAAAAACCGCAACGTCGACTGCGCCCCGCTTCGCGTCCAGGGCGAGTTGTTCAACAGCGGCATCGGCACGCACGCCAACTCGATCATCGCCTACGATCTGCCGGAAGGGTTCACCAAGTTTCACGCGAAAGGCGCCCTCGATAACGGCGGCAGCAATCAGCAAGGAGGCGCCGCGACCAGCGTCGTCTTCGCCGTCTATACCGAGAACCCGCCGTCATTCGCCAACATCGTCACCGGCGAAGACGCCGTGTCGCGAGAGCCCGATAGCGCCCTGGAAGGCATCGACGTTCATGAAGACCTAGAAGCGACCCTGGCCGCTTCCGAACCGATGCTCAAGAGCCTGACCAATCTGGACGTCGATCATCTCGGCCGCGTCTGGGTCTGCGACGTGATGAACTATCGCCGCAACGCCGGCTCGCGTGCAGAAGGGGATCGCATTCTGATCCTGGAAGACGAAGATGGCGACGGCGTTTGCGAAAAGTCGAAGGTCTACTACCAAGGGCATGACGTCGACACCGCGATGGGGATCTGCGTGCTGGGGAACAAGGTGATCGTTTCGGCGACCCCGAACATCATCGTCTTCACCGATACCGACGGCGATGACAAGCCCGATCAAAAAGAGCTCCTCTTCACCAAAACCGGGCAGCCGCAGCATGATCACTCGTGCCACTCGTTTCTGTTCGGCCCCGACGGCAAGCTCTACTGGAACTTCGGCAATACCGGCAAGCAGGTCTTCGACAAAGATGGCAAGCCGGTCGTCGACATTCATGGTCGCACGGTGGTCGACAACGGCAATCCACTTTTCGGCGGCATGCCGTTCCGCTGCAACCTGGACGGCAGCGAGTTCGAGGTCCTGGCTCACAACTTCCGCAACAACTACGAAGTGACGGTCGACTCGTTCGGTACGCTGTGGCAAAGCGATAACGACGACGACGGTAACCGCGGCGTGCGGATCAACTACGTGATGGAGCAAGGCAACTTCGGCTATCGCGACGAGATGACCGGCGCCGGCTGGCGCGATCCGCGGACCGGCATGAGTGAAGAAATCCCGCTGCGTCACTGGCACCTGAACGACCCCGGCGTCGTCCCCAACTTTGTTCAAACCGGCGCCGGTTCGCCGACCGGCATCTGCGTTTACGAAGGTCGCCTGTTGCCGGAAGTCTTCTGGGATCAAGTGATCCACTGCGACGCCGGACCGAACGTCGTCCGCGCTTACCCGGCTCAGAAAGAGGGCGCCGGCTACCAGGGCGAGATGGTCAACATCCTGCATGGCGCCCGCGACAACTGGTTCCGCCCGGCCGACGTCTGCGTCGCTCCAGACGGATCGCTGTTCGTCTCTGACTGGTACGATCCCGGCGTCGGCGGACACGGCCAACGCGATCTTGATCGGGGTCGCCTGTTCCGCGTCGCTCCGCCAGGCGCCAAGTACACGGCGCCGAAGTTCGACTTCGACACGATCGACGGCGCCTTGGCGGCGCTCGAAAACCCGAACATGTCGGTTCGCTACCTGGCCTGGACGTCGCTGCACAACCAGGGCGCGAAGGCGGAAGCGGGCCTGAAGCGAATGTTCGAGTCGAACCCCAACCCGCGGGTCCGTGCCCGGGCGCTCTGGCTGCTGGGCAAGATCGAAGGCCGCGGCGCCGACTACGTGGCGGCCGCTTTGGCTGACAAGGACGCCGATATCCGGATCACCGGGCTGCGTCTGGCGAAGCAATTGCAACTGCCGATCGAGCCGCTCGTCGCCAAGTTGGTCAGCGACCCTTCGCCGCAAGTCCGTCGCGAAGCGGCGATCGCGCTGCGTTGGACCGACAGTCCCGAGGCGGTCAAGCTGTGGTCGCAACTTGCCGACCAGCATGACGGCCAAGATCGCTGGTACCTCGAGGCGCTCGGCATTGGCGCCGACTTGAAGTGGGACGCCTGTCTCGACGCTTACCTGGCCCAGGTTGGCGACAAATGGAACACGCCCGGCGGTCGCGACATCGTCTGGCGGAGCCGCGCCGCGAAGACCCCAGGCCTGTTGGCGGCGATCATCCAAGATCCGGCGACGCCATACAACGACCTGCCGCGGTACTTCCGGGCATTTGACTTCCAAGCAAAAGGGGACGCCAAGAGCCGGGTGATCGCCGATCTCGCCTTCTCTGGCGCTGGCGCCGATCCCGACGCGCAGCAGTTCATCCTCAGCGAATCGATCAGCCGGATCGGCGGCTATGACGTTGCGAAGAACCCGCAGCACGCCGCGGCCCTGAAGACCGCGCTTACCAAGTTGGCCGGCACGCAGATCTTCGTCGACCTGGTCGACAAGTTCAACGTGCAAGATCGCTACGCTGACCTGCTGGCGATCGCCCAGGCCCAACCGAACGAGTCGACCGGCGTCGCCGCCATGAAGGTGCTGCTGGAGAAGAACCAGCGCGCACCGGTCATGAACGCGATCAACGGCGACGATCTCGAGAAAGCGATCGCCACCACGACGGCGGTCGGCAATTCGGCCGCCGGTCCGGCGATTGGCATCATGCAAAAGCTGGTCGACGACAGTTCGAAGGATATCGCGTTGCGGCGGATCGCGGTCAAGGCGCTCGCCGCCAACCGCGGCAGCGCCAACAAGCTGGTGGCGCTCGCCAAGTCGGGCAAGCTCGATCCGGCCCTGATGGACGCGGCGGCCGCTCCGCTGACGTCGTCCACCTGGAACGAGGTGCGCGACCAGGCGGCAAAGATCTTCCCCGCTCCGCCGAGCAAAGACAACAAGCCGCTGCCGCCGCTGGCCGAACTGGTCAAAATCCCTGGCATCGTCGCGAACGGCAAACAGGCGTTCGCCGGCGAAGCGACTTGCGCCAAGTGCCATGTCGTCAACAACGCAGGGAAAGAGGTGGGTCCGAACCTGAGCGAGATCGGCTCGAAGCTGAGCCGCGAGGCGATGTTCGAATCGATTCTCTATCCCAGCGCCGGCATCAGCCACAACTACGAGAACTTCGCGATTCTGCTCGAAAACGGCACGGCGATTACCGGGCTGTTGGTCAGCGAAACCGACGAAGCGGTCACCATCAAAAACCAGGAAGGCCTGGTTCGCAGCTTTTCGCAAGACGAGATCGAAGAAATGCGCAAGCTGCCGACGTCGCTGATGCCGGCCGACCTGCAAAAGCTGATGACCGTCCAGGAACTGGTCGACGTCGTCTCGTACCTCGAAACGCTGAAGAAGAAGTAA